From the Alternaria dauci strain A2016 chromosome 2, whole genome shotgun sequence genome, one window contains:
- a CDS encoding 60S ribosomal protein uL6, with product MKYIHSEEELAIPEGVKVAIKNRNVLVEGPRGKLTKSLGHLAIELHHGSRKSVATLRTVRTLINNLIIGVTKGYKYKMRYVYAHFPINVNLEKNKETDCWEVEIRNFIGEKLVRRVVMRPGVEVEASKNQKDQLELSGNSLEDVSQGAADIQQICKVRNKDIRKFLDGLYVSERGNIVEDA from the exons ATGAAGTACAT CCACTCTGAGGAAGAGCTCGCCATCCCCGAGGGCGTCAAGGTCGCCATCAAGAACAGGAATGTTCTTGTTGAGG GTCCCCGA GGCAAGCTCACAAAGTCTCTCGGCCACTTGGCG ATCGAGCTCCACCACGGCTCCCGCAAGAGCGTCGCTACTCTCCGAACTGTCCGCACCCTGATT AACAACTTGATCATCGGTGTCACCAAGGGATACAAGTACAAGATGCGTTACGTATATGCCCA TTTCCCCATCAACGTCAACCTGGAGAAGAACAAGGAGACCGACTGCTGGGAGGTTGAGATCAGGAACTTCATCGGCGAGAAGCTCGTACGAAGGGTTGTCATGAGGCCCGGTGTTGAGGTTGAGGCATCAAAGAACCAGAAGGATCAGCTCGAGCTGTCCGGAAAC TCGCTCGAGGACGTCTCCCAAGGTGCCGCCGACATTCAGCAAATCTGCAAGGTCCGCAACAAGGATATCCGAAAGTTCTTGGACGGTCTGTACGTGTCGGAGCGCGGCAACATCGTCGAGGACGCGTAA